The genome window CATAGGCGGGACTGCTTCCGCTGACCGCGACAACGCCGTCAAACAGCCTTTCGGGCAGGACCTTTGTCTTGCCTACCGAATCGAAGATTCCCTTTGCGTAGTTGAAATCTTCCTTGGAGAAGGTGGTGTTGTCACAGATCGCTGTCATGCCTTCGCCAACAAGGGCAGGCGTGTTGGGCATCACCCGGAGGTAAGTGGCCGTGGTTCCGTACAGCGCGTTTTCCAGCATGCTGACTGTCCAGCCGGCAGCAATGCTGAGGACTGCCTTTCCGTCCAGGCCGGAATGGATCTCATCGATGACATCCTTCACATAGATCGGTTTGATCGCCAGGATGATCAGGTCAGCTTTTTCCGCTACCTCAAGGCAGTCACGGGCGATCATGATACCCGGAAGATCTTCAGAAAGTTCGTTCATCCTGCGGCTGCTTGTATCATACGCGATGATCTGGGAAGCTTTTACATAGTCCGCTTCCACAATGCCGCGCAGAATCGCTGATCCCATATTTCCGGTGCCGATCATACCGA of Aristaeella lactis contains these proteins:
- the proC gene encoding pyrroline-5-carboxylate reductase, with protein sequence MINTIGMIGTGNMGSAILRGIVEADYVKASQIIAYDTSSRRMNELSEDLPGIMIARDCLEVAEKADLIILAIKPIYVKDVIDEIHSGLDGKAVLSIAAGWTVSMLENALYGTTATYLRVMPNTPALVGEGMTAICDNTTFSKEDFNYAKGIFDSVGKTKVLPERLFDGVVAVSGSSPAYVYMMIEAMADAAVKEGIPRVYAYEMAAQSVLGSALMVLSSGTHPAALKDAVCSPGGTTIEAVEELERKGFRAAIMDAMDACARKSRELSKE